In Carya illinoinensis cultivar Pawnee chromosome 10, C.illinoinensisPawnee_v1, whole genome shotgun sequence, one DNA window encodes the following:
- the LOC122279015 gene encoding CTD small phosphatase-like protein 2-A, giving the protein MPSLKMKNKLSMSYFKEKNGLHVSQMSSKISKNSCPQFRISEQASEFDTFIHKCQDVSLSTQASMKNIESDESIDSEELLDEEIHQLQQQPTFFVCSASIGRTESTHSSDLGTIFSPTLEQSHTEQKADDDAGNIKDPDMPGLGADDSDDNRSSSDYQTCDVSDFYISDMIVASFPFSGNTFDDDINVVNCFPDYNYAEQSLLFDVSEQYMTLPFLEDTVKTSDMNDAQSHEEAMMVSDYSSSYVAIGQRRSCNSEIDVNTDSDPQMFIKNLPELSDVASNFQPTILPKDTQNRKPVTLVLDLDETLVHSTLEHRDDADFTFTVFFDMKEHTVYVKQRPYLHTFLERVAEMFEVVIFTASQSIYAEQLLDIVDQDGKLISRRVFRESCIFSDGGYTKDLTVLGVDLAKVAIVDNSPQVFRLQVNNGIPIRSWFDDPSDCALISLLPFLETLVDADDVRPIIAARFSNKE; this is encoded by the exons ATGCCCTCattgaaaatgaagaacaaattGAGCATGAgttatttcaaagaaaaaaatggtcTTCATGTATCTCAAATGTCGAGTAAAATTTCCAAAAACTCTTGCCCACAATTCAGGATTTCTGAACAAGCATCAGAATTCGACACATTTATTCACAAATGCCAGGATG TTTCTTTGAGCACACAAGCGTCCATGAAGAACATTGAAAGTGACGAATCCATTGACTCTGAAGAATTACTGGATGAAGAAATACATCAACTCCAGCAGCAGCcaacattttttgtttgttctgCAAGCATTGGGAGAACG GAATCAACCCACAGTTCAGACCTAGGGACGATTTTCTCTCCCACTTTGGAGCAAAGCCATACCGAACAAAAAGCTGATGATGATGCAG GGAACATCAAAGATCCTGACATGCCAGGGTTGGGAGCTGATGACAGTGATGATAATAGAAGCTCATCTGACTACCAAACTTGTGATGTATCAGATTTCTACATATCTGACATGATTGTTGCTAGCTTTCCCTTCAGTGGGAATACATTTGATGATGATATTAATGTGGTCAACTGCTTTCCTGATTACAACTATGCTGAGCAGAGTCTGTTGTTTGATGTCTCTGAACAATACATGACGCTGCCTTTCCTTGAGGATACAGTCAAAACCAGTGACATGAATGATGCCCAATCACATGAAGAAGCCATGATGGTTTCAGATTATAGTAGCTCATATGTAGCAATTGGTCAAAGGAGATCATGCAACTCGGAAATTGACGTTAACACTGACTCAGACCCACagatgtttataaaaaatttaccgGAACTCTCAGACGTGGCATCGAACTTCCAGCCTACTATACTGCCGAAGGATACTCAGAACAGGAAACCTGTAACACTAGTACTTGACTTGGATG AAACACTTGTCCACTCCACATTGGAACACCGTGATGATGCAGACTTCACATTCACAGTTTTCTTCGACATGAAGGAGCACACTGTATATGTGAAACAGAGGCCTTATCTCCATACATTCTTGGAGAGAGTTGCAGAGATGTTTGAAGTTGTTATTTTTACTGCAAGCCAAAGCATCTATGCAGAACAACTTCTTGATATAGTGGACCAAGATGGAAAGCTTATATCTCGCAGAGTTTTCCGTGAATCATGCATTTTCTCAGATGGTGGTTACACTAAAGATTTGACAGTTTTAGGTGTTGATCTTGCAAAAGTTGCGATAGTTGATAATTCTCCTCAG GTTTTCCGGTTGCAAGTCAATAATGGGATTCCTATAAGGAGTTGGTTTGACGATCCATCAGACTGCGCACTAATTTCCTTACTTCCGTTCTTAGAGACTCTGGTTGATGCTGATGATGTACGTCCAATCATTGCTGCGAGATTCAGTAACAAGGAATAA